In Bacteroides coprosuis DSM 18011, the following are encoded in one genomic region:
- a CDS encoding hydrolase, TatD family (COGs: COG0084 Mg-dependent DNase~InterPro IPR015991:IPR001130~KEGG: pdi:BDI_3735 putative deoxyribonuclease~PFAM: Deoxyribonuclease, TatD-related~SPTR: Hydrolase, TatD family;~TIGRFAM: Deoxyribonuclease, TatD Mg-dependent, prokaryote~IMG reference gene:2504105730~PFAM: TatD related DNase~TIGRFAM: hydrolase, TatD family), whose product MDFIDSHAHLYQEDFDSDLETVISNAQEIGVSQVLLPNIDSLSIDRLLRVCDRYPDYLKPMMGLHPTSVKENYQEELELIHKELTLDRSRFIAIGEVGLDFYWDISFKKEQILAFEKQLNWSLEEDLPVVIHARNAYSEIEEILNKPEFENTRGVIHSFSGEEKDLDRFLPLKNWMIGINGIVTFKNSNLSKFIKKIPLDRLLIETDSPYLAPVPFRGRRNESAYVFHVIRKLAEIYNISLERMADQTKMNTFNLFAL is encoded by the coding sequence ATGGATTTTATAGACTCTCATGCTCATCTTTATCAAGAAGATTTTGATTCGGATTTAGAAACAGTGATAAGTAATGCTCAAGAAATAGGAGTTTCTCAGGTTTTATTACCAAACATTGATTCTTTGTCTATAGATAGGTTGTTGCGTGTGTGCGATCGTTATCCCGATTATTTAAAACCAATGATGGGTTTGCACCCAACATCTGTTAAAGAGAACTACCAAGAAGAGCTAGAGCTAATTCATAAAGAATTGACTTTAGATAGGAGTCGATTTATTGCAATAGGAGAAGTAGGACTAGATTTTTATTGGGATATAAGCTTTAAAAAAGAGCAAATACTTGCTTTTGAAAAACAATTAAACTGGTCTTTAGAAGAAGATTTACCGGTCGTTATTCATGCTCGTAATGCTTATTCAGAAATAGAAGAAATTTTGAATAAACCTGAGTTTGAAAATACGAGAGGTGTTATTCATAGTTTTTCAGGAGAGGAAAAAGACTTAGATCGATTTTTACCTCTTAAAAATTGGATGATTGGGATTAATGGAATAGTAACTTTTAAAAACTCTAATCTTTCTAAATTTATAAAAAAAATACCCTTAGATAGATTGTTGATTGAAACAGATTCACCTTATTTAGCTCCAGTTCCCTTTAGAGGTCGTAGAAATGAGAGTGCGTATGTTTTTCATGTAATTAGAAAATTAGCTGAAATTTATAATATTTCACTAGAAAGAATGGCAGATCAAACAAAAATGAATACCTTTAATCTGTTTGCATTATAA
- a CDS encoding Polyprenyl synthetase (COGs: COG0142 Geranylgeranyl pyrophosphate synthase~InterPro IPR000092~KEGG: bth:BT_2058 putative isoprenyl synthetase~PFAM: Polyprenyl synthetase~SPTR: Putative uncharacterized protein;~IMG reference gene:2504105731~PFAM: Polyprenyl synthetase), translating into MKTTSDLKSLVNNYLKSLNEKKDPKNLYEPIHYVLSIGGKRIRPILMLLAYQLYKDDLEKTLPAACAIEVYHNFTLLHDDLMDKSDLRRNKPTVHNVWNANTAILSGDAMLILSYHLLAKAPQENLSAVLNEFNKVTLEICEGQQYDIEFETKNSVKAEDYLDMIRLKTAVLLASSIKMGAIIAGASDEDTNLLYDFGLNVGLAFQLQDDYLDVYGDPKVFGKQTGDDIVSNKKTYMLIQACNRATGKVKEDLEIWIDTKEFNSEKKIKAITEIYNELGIDEICKQKMNEYYDKALNSLSLVSVSDDKKKLLQDLAAKLMIRNI; encoded by the coding sequence ATGAAAACTACATCTGATTTAAAATCATTAGTAAACAATTACTTAAAGTCTCTTAACGAAAAGAAAGATCCTAAAAATCTTTATGAGCCAATACATTATGTATTGTCAATAGGAGGGAAGAGAATTCGTCCTATTCTTATGCTATTGGCTTATCAGTTGTATAAAGATGATTTAGAAAAGACTCTTCCTGCTGCTTGTGCAATAGAGGTTTATCATAACTTCACATTGCTACATGATGATTTAATGGATAAATCTGATTTAAGAAGAAATAAGCCAACAGTGCATAATGTTTGGAATGCCAATACAGCTATTCTATCAGGAGATGCTATGCTTATTTTATCCTATCATTTATTGGCAAAAGCTCCTCAAGAAAACTTGTCCGCTGTTTTAAATGAATTTAATAAGGTTACATTAGAAATATGCGAAGGTCAGCAGTATGATATTGAATTTGAAACTAAAAACAGTGTAAAAGCTGAAGATTATTTAGATATGATTCGATTGAAAACAGCTGTATTATTAGCAAGTAGCATTAAAATGGGTGCTATTATAGCAGGAGCATCTGATGAAGATACGAATCTATTGTATGATTTTGGACTAAATGTAGGTTTAGCATTCCAACTTCAAGATGATTACTTAGATGTATATGGTGATCCTAAAGTTTTTGGAAAACAGACAGGAGATGATATTGTAAGTAATAAAAAAACATATATGCTTATTCAAGCATGTAATAGGGCTACCGGTAAAGTCAAAGAAGACTTGGAAATATGGATTGATACCAAAGAATTTAATTCAGAGAAGAAGATTAAAGCCATTACAGAGATTTATAATGAATTGGGAATAGATGAGATTTGTAAGCAGAAAATGAATGAATATTATGATAAAGCATTAAATTCTTTATCTTTAGTATCAGTTTCTGATGATAAGAAAAAGCTACTCCAAGATCTTGCTGCTAAATTAATGATTAGAAATATTTGA